One window from the genome of candidate division WOR-1 bacterium RIFOXYB2_FULL_36_35 encodes:
- a CDS encoding serine--tRNA ligase, whose product MLDPKLLRSDPQKIVDALKTRQGDISLVEKFSVTDKKWRELTFKIETLKKDRNENSKKVGQCKKEGKNSDILLEKSRLIGDEIKKLEEELSFVSDELKDLELQMPNLPHSSVPFGKDSSFNKEVRKYGEPAKFNFEPKPHDEIGERLGILNFKEAAKISGARFVVYHKRGAALERALINFMLDVHVKKNNYEEVLAPVLVKSYSMQGTGQLPKFEEDLFKCSDDFYLIPTAEVSVTNLHREEIIEYKKLPIKYCSYSPCFRREAGSYGKDTKGIIRQHQFNKVELVKFVEPENSYKELELLTQDAELILKELNLPYRVVELCTSDLGFASAKTYDLEVWFPSENKYREISSCSNFEDFQARRAGIKFKRDGNSKPEFVHTLNGSGLAVGRTFAAILENYQQEDGDVVIPEGLKHYLEFETIKSC is encoded by the coding sequence ATGTTAGATCCAAAGCTTTTACGCAGCGATCCTCAAAAAATAGTTGATGCCTTGAAAACTCGTCAGGGAGATATATCTTTAGTTGAAAAATTTTCTGTAACGGATAAAAAATGGCGGGAACTTACTTTTAAAATTGAGACATTAAAAAAAGATCGCAATGAAAATTCTAAGAAAGTTGGGCAATGTAAAAAGGAGGGGAAAAATTCTGACATTTTACTTGAAAAAAGCAGGTTGATCGGTGATGAAATAAAAAAATTGGAAGAAGAATTAAGTTTTGTTTCCGATGAACTTAAAGATTTAGAGCTTCAGATGCCAAATCTTCCTCATTCTTCTGTCCCTTTTGGCAAGGACAGTTCTTTTAACAAGGAAGTTAGAAAATACGGAGAGCCCGCAAAATTTAACTTTGAACCTAAACCTCATGATGAAATAGGGGAGAGATTGGGAATCCTTAACTTTAAAGAGGCGGCAAAAATTTCTGGAGCTCGTTTTGTTGTTTATCATAAAAGGGGAGCTGCCCTTGAACGGGCGTTAATAAATTTTATGCTTGATGTTCACGTAAAAAAGAATAACTATGAGGAAGTTTTGGCTCCTGTCCTTGTTAAGTCTTATTCTATGCAAGGTACAGGCCAACTTCCAAAATTTGAAGAAGATCTTTTTAAATGCAGTGATGATTTTTATTTAATTCCTACCGCAGAAGTCTCTGTGACAAATTTACACAGAGAAGAGATTATAGAATATAAAAAACTTCCTATAAAATATTGTTCGTATTCACCATGTTTCAGACGGGAAGCAGGTTCATATGGAAAAGATACAAAGGGGATTATCCGTCAGCATCAATTTAATAAGGTTGAGCTGGTGAAATTTGTTGAGCCTGAAAATTCCTATAAAGAACTTGAGTTGTTGACGCAAGATGCTGAATTAATTCTTAAAGAATTAAATCTTCCTTATAGAGTTGTTGAGCTTTGTACTTCCGATTTGGGTTTTGCTTCTGCCAAAACTTATGATTTGGAAGTTTGGTTCCCGTCAGAAAATAAATATAGAGAAATTTCTTCTTGTTCAAATTTTGAAGATTTCCAAGCCAGACGAGCTGGAATTAAGTTTAAAAGAGATGGGAACTCAAAGCCTGAATTTGTTCACACCTTAAACGGGTCAGGGCTTGCCGTAGGGCGTACTTTTGCCGCTATTCTAGAAAATTATCAGCAAGAAGATGGTGATGTTGTTATTCCTGAAGGTTTAAAACATTATTTGGAGTTTGAAACAATAAAAAGCTGCTAA
- a CDS encoding cell division protein FtsW yields MSGQKPLKLKKSPDFILLASIAGLLLFGTIMIFSSSSVMGIKMGDSFYYLKRHLLYLLAGFFVFIFALNLDLQKLKKYTLLIFCVSIFFLLLLFVPFLGKSLGGATRWLDFYFISFQPSEFVKFTMVLFFATYLSALKNSIKKFLKGLLPLLLVLVVVCGIIIKQPDMGTALSIAVTSFLMFFIAGANVLHLVFLGSCGGVLIFILSIFSAYRVKRLLAFLNPWEDPLGKGFQIIQSLLAVGSGGVIGLGIGNSKQKFYYLPQQYADFIFAVLCEELGFIGAFVLICIFLVFFFRGIQIISKTKDEFYFFLGFGIISMFFVQTVLNIMVVIALLPTTGLPLPFVSYGGTSMITCLFSVGLLTNISKQISL; encoded by the coding sequence ATCTCTGGTCAAAAACCTTTAAAACTAAAAAAATCTCCTGATTTTATTTTGTTGGCATCCATAGCGGGGTTGCTGTTGTTTGGGACTATTATGATCTTTTCTTCAAGTTCTGTTATGGGGATTAAAATGGGAGATAGTTTTTACTATCTTAAGAGGCATTTATTGTATTTGCTTGCAGGTTTTTTTGTTTTTATTTTTGCCCTTAATCTGGATTTGCAAAAACTTAAAAAATATACTCTTCTTATATTTTGTGTTTCTATTTTTTTTCTTTTATTGCTTTTTGTCCCTTTTTTAGGGAAATCGTTGGGAGGAGCTACACGTTGGCTGGATTTTTATTTTATATCTTTTCAACCTTCGGAATTTGTTAAATTTACCATGGTCTTATTTTTTGCCACTTATCTTTCAGCATTGAAAAATAGTATAAAAAAATTTTTAAAAGGATTGCTGCCTTTGCTTTTGGTTTTGGTCGTGGTATGCGGAATAATAATTAAACAACCTGATATGGGAACAGCTCTTTCAATAGCTGTAACTTCTTTTTTAATGTTTTTTATAGCAGGGGCTAATGTTTTACATCTGGTTTTTTTAGGATCTTGTGGCGGGGTCTTGATTTTTATTTTGAGTATTTTTTCCGCGTATAGAGTAAAAAGGTTGCTTGCTTTTCTTAATCCGTGGGAAGATCCTTTAGGAAAAGGATTTCAAATTATTCAATCGTTGCTTGCCGTAGGGTCTGGAGGGGTGATCGGGTTGGGGATTGGAAATTCCAAACAAAAATTTTATTATCTTCCTCAACAATATGCGGATTTTATATTTGCAGTTTTGTGTGAAGAATTGGGGTTTATTGGCGCTTTTGTTTTGATTTGTATTTTTTTGGTATTCTTTTTTAGAGGAATTCAGATTATTTCAAAAACAAAAGATGAGTTTTATTTTTTCTTAGGATTTGGCATTATTTCAATGTTTTTTGTACAGACAGTATTAAACATAATGGTTGTAATAGCTTTATTGCCAACCACAGGACTTCCTCTTCCCTTTGTAAGCTATGGAGGGACGTCTATGATTACATGTTTGTTTTCAGTAGGATTACTGACTAATATTTCAAAACAAATTTCACTTTGA
- a CDS encoding UDP-N-acetylmuramoylalanine--D-glutamate ligase — translation MTKWEEKKITVFGLGKSGLAIVKKLYPLGSYLFVTDSKKEESIDKTVLEEFKNIAIGDLNSRLQLEVGGHTQKCIDQSDLIVLSPGVRTDIPVLQKAKELNIPIVSEIELAYRFLTKPIIAVTGTNGKTTTAILIGELLKAEGKSVVVAGNVGLPLVSIDDRNLDFVVVEISSYQLETIVSFRPWISIILNLTEDHIERHGSMEAYGTFKARIFMNQKKTDYVVYNSQDKGVCKLVQASEARLVPFIIKEMELFLGMNIADIKLRGDHNLENIAAAVTAAKIAGVSKDTIPKVLKSFSGVSHRIEFVIRKNGVDFYNDSKATNPDSTIVAIKTLDTGKKSIILLLGGRDKGTDLTAMINLIKKSVKKVILLGEATERFEKALKQSDFENIEIASDFKSAVITSFNLSKPGDIVLLSPACASFDMFSNFEERGDVFKSLVKNL, via the coding sequence ATGACAAAATGGGAAGAAAAAAAGATAACTGTTTTTGGCCTTGGAAAATCGGGTTTGGCAATCGTAAAAAAACTTTATCCTTTAGGTTCTTATCTTTTTGTGACAGATAGCAAGAAAGAAGAATCTATCGACAAAACTGTACTTGAAGAATTTAAAAATATTGCCATAGGTGACCTGAATTCCCGTTTGCAATTAGAGGTGGGGGGGCATACTCAAAAATGTATTGATCAATCTGATCTTATTGTTTTAAGTCCTGGCGTTAGAACCGATATTCCTGTACTTCAAAAAGCAAAAGAGCTTAATATCCCCATTGTTTCTGAGATAGAGTTGGCATATAGGTTTTTGACTAAGCCGATAATTGCTGTCACCGGAACCAACGGAAAGACAACGACGGCTATTTTAATCGGGGAACTTTTAAAAGCCGAAGGGAAATCAGTTGTTGTTGCGGGAAATGTAGGTTTGCCGCTTGTTTCAATAGATGATAGGAATCTTGATTTTGTTGTTGTTGAAATCAGCAGTTATCAGTTAGAAACAATAGTCTCTTTTAGACCATGGATTAGTATAATTTTAAATTTAACCGAAGATCATATAGAACGCCACGGCTCTATGGAAGCCTATGGAACTTTTAAAGCTCGTATTTTTATGAACCAAAAGAAGACGGATTACGTTGTTTACAATTCTCAGGATAAGGGGGTTTGTAAATTAGTCCAAGCTTCTGAAGCTAGATTGGTCCCGTTTATAATAAAAGAGATGGAGTTGTTTTTGGGGATGAATATTGCGGATATTAAGCTTAGAGGCGACCATAACCTAGAGAATATTGCGGCGGCTGTTACTGCGGCTAAAATTGCCGGGGTTTCTAAAGATACAATTCCAAAAGTGTTAAAAAGTTTTTCTGGAGTTTCTCATCGCATTGAATTTGTTATAAGAAAAAACGGAGTTGATTTTTATAATGACTCTAAAGCGACAAATCCTGATTCTACTATTGTAGCTATTAAAACTTTGGATACCGGAAAAAAATCTATTATTTTACTTCTTGGAGGAAGGGATAAAGGAACGGATTTAACGGCGATGATTAATTTAATAAAAAAGAGTGTAAAAAAAGTTATTCTTTTAGGGGAGGCAACAGAGAGATTTGAAAAAGCTCTTAAGCAGAGTGATTTTGAAAACATAGAAATTGCTTCTGATTTTAAATCTGCGGTAATTACATCTTTTAATTTATCTAAACCTGGAGATATTGTTTTGCTATCTCCTGCCTGCGCCAGTTTTGATATGTTTTCAAATTTTGAAGAGAGAGGAGATGTGTTTAAATCTCTGGTCAAAAACCTTTAA
- a CDS encoding phospho-N-acetylmuramoyl-pentapeptide-transferase, with protein MWLLFFLFFLSFVFTSVLTWLILLFFSKIHIGQFEREEGPESHKKKSGTPTMGGVGFVIISIVLSFSFSEVRPLLFLFLGYSLIGFFDDFIKVYKKRNLGLTFWQKVFSQLLLSSLFSFFVLFCTPYLTSSYLLKILGIPLYILFSTFLIFGCGNATNLTDGIDGLLAGTSILAFASFFVIALHRHLLPFSVLAIVLIGGLLAFLFFNFPKAKIFMGDTGSLGIGAILAGMAIILNKELLLVIIGGVFLVEALSVIIQVLSYKLFKKRVFKMSPLHHHFELLGWSEVYVTLMFWAVQFLLSIIGVFLA; from the coding sequence ATGTGGCTGTTATTTTTTTTGTTTTTTCTCTCTTTTGTTTTTACGTCTGTCTTAACATGGTTAATACTTTTATTTTTTTCAAAAATTCATATCGGACAGTTTGAAAGAGAAGAAGGACCTGAAAGTCATAAAAAGAAAAGCGGAACTCCTACTATGGGAGGTGTTGGTTTTGTCATAATATCTATTGTTCTTAGTTTTTCTTTTTCTGAAGTAAGACCGCTTCTTTTTCTTTTTTTGGGATATTCATTGATAGGATTCTTTGATGACTTTATAAAAGTTTATAAAAAAAGAAATTTAGGGCTTACTTTTTGGCAAAAAGTTTTTTCTCAATTATTACTTTCAAGTCTCTTTTCTTTCTTTGTTTTATTTTGCACCCCTTATTTAACATCATCTTATTTGTTGAAAATACTGGGAATCCCTTTGTATATTTTATTTTCTACTTTTCTGATATTTGGATGTGGCAACGCGACAAATCTTACAGATGGAATTGACGGGTTACTTGCAGGAACTTCAATTTTGGCATTTGCCTCTTTTTTTGTGATAGCTTTACATAGGCATCTTTTGCCTTTTTCCGTGTTGGCTATTGTTTTAATAGGGGGGCTTTTAGCCTTTTTGTTTTTTAATTTTCCTAAAGCTAAAATATTTATGGGAGATACAGGATCTCTTGGGATAGGGGCAATTCTTGCAGGCATGGCAATTATTTTAAATAAGGAACTTTTGCTTGTTATAATAGGCGGAGTGTTTCTGGTAGAGGCTTTATCTGTTATAATTCAGGTCTTAAGTTATAAATTGTTTAAAAAACGGGTTTTTAAAATGTCACCTCTTCATCATCATTTTGAATTGTTAGGATGGAGTGAAGTTTATGTGACTTTAATGTTTTGGGCAGTTCAGTTTTTACTTAGTATTATAGGAGTGTTTTTAGCATGA